One Prunus dulcis chromosome 7, ALMONDv2, whole genome shotgun sequence DNA segment encodes these proteins:
- the LOC117633635 gene encoding mucin-17, which produces MKGTSKVIMGATLVMVVSLAIVLGLILVLLAELYCSLLLRRRQLKTDTSSPNLTADAADSAATTTSSHQPSSQPQDHSAGPPLSSFLGVLRAPRSFLFPSVPCKQDNAETKKHHTHLLHRVFDIPVPNQEILPNTTPCHIGVIISSPSPSISFVTSPQPTQEDKIQAGNSSPGAQCNEKAAAGGGGAEHFVYISNPIYDNDEASTRHSGGENNTPFETPETSPSRLEMGGGSSSSCSGEDEVAQPTPSGPSSPTTTPPLTPMKKLPAEACSVPLRDARSLGTSGSDSNTNNGLSSSSSGSPCTSPSW; this is translated from the coding sequence atgaaggGCACATCCAAGGTGATAATGGGGGCCACACTGGTAATGGTGGTGAGCCTTGCCATAGTGTTGGGCTTAATCTTGGTGCTGCTAGCTGAGCTCTACTGTTCCCTCCTACTTCGCCGGCGTCAGCTCAAAACCGACACCTCCAGCCCAAACCTCACCGCTGATGCTGCCGACTCTGCAGCCACCACAACCTCTTCTCACCAGCCCTCATCACAGCCTCAAGATCACTCAGCTGGCCCTCCTCTCAGCAGCTTTCTAGGGGTTCTTCGTGCTCCAAGAAGCTTCCTTTTCCCATCAGTTCCTTGCAAACAAGACAACGCAGAAACAAAGAAGCACCATACTCACCTTCTTCACCGGGTTTTTGACATCCCGGTCCCAAACCAAGAAATATTACCAAACACAACCCCCTGTCATATTGGGGTCATAATATCAAGCCCATCcccatcaatttcttttgtgaCTTCACCGCAGCCAACCCAAGAAGACAAAATTCAAGCTGGTAATAGCAGTCCTGGTGCTCAGTGTAATGAGAAAGCTGctgctggtggtggtggtgcagAGCATTTTGTGTACATTTCTAACCCCATTTATGACAATGATGAAGCAAGCACCAGGCACAGTGGAGGAGAAAACAACACTCCCTTTGAAACTCCAGAGACTTCACCTTCAAGACTAGAAATGGGAGggggttcttcttcttcttgctctgGAGAGGATGAGGTTGCCCAACCAACCCCTTCTGGTCCCTCAAGCCCAACAACCACACCTCCTCTAACTCCAATGAAGAAGCTCCCTGCAGAGGCTTGCTCTGTTCCTCTCAGAGATGCCAGGTCATTAGGCACTTCAGGTAGTGATTCCAATACTAACAATGgcctctcttcctcttcatcagGTTCTCCTTGTACTTCTCCTTCATGGTGA
- the LOC117633621 gene encoding uncharacterized protein LOC117633621 codes for MLDGLLGRGFAAKCKSLIKLTKTRIDVIRRKRNATQKFLRKDIADLLANGLDINAFGRADGLTAEVILSSCYDFVERCCDLVLNHLSVMQKQSECPEECREPVSSLMSAAARFSDLPELRDLRQLFQERYENSLEYFVNQKFVENLASKPPTLEKKVQLMKDIALEFSIKWDSKAFEQRMSKPPAFIQEKPKTYGSSHVPDNKGKLSNGASAVPKGDKHNTLPTERRLDAHKLHNDKDGTVLKMDEHNHQTRHRLVGKEYKSLSGREDTVVEKNGHGILFQERQEVVSHKYEAWNGKEDAPPKSVGLGSSSQAKGQERHHGRENNVPKRDCHEALPRVKPNVAGSHVKSNGKGSFADDNYGGQHNDARLASKEEEKPKVKNYGIPPPYMKPNVKAKGRKHETTLGSSHRSSGNDGITKDPVAYNIAFVDSILGGAQPGSDDEGERRAPAKVNNHDLEKDHGHRDDASSNHIPKPRSARRRHSRSRSSHNDAGNNEDAEVAMKKSRSRRRDETRRGLQLLFDDEHGKKDEEERRIDELLIHYSKKPSNFEPEMSRRKSKSRHPHHGGAGVGESPRHESRDESEMATPARSVSLPNKHSGPSEAAKVYARAVSFQPDRSNPARHVHPKLPDYEDLAAQFAALRGR; via the exons ATGTTGGACGGGCTGCTCGGCCGTGGATTTGCCGCTAAATG tAAATCGTTGATTAAATTGACGAAAACTCGGATCGATGTGATACGGAGGAAGAGGAACGCCACGCAGAAGTTTTTGAGGAAAGATATCGCTGATCTACTCGCCAATGGCCTTGATATTAATGCTTTTGGAAGG GCTGATGGACTCACAGCAGAGGTGATACTTTCTTCGTGTTATGATTTCGTGGAGCGATGCTGTGATTTGGTGCTGAATCATCTTTCAGTCATGCAGAAACAAAG CGAATGCCCTGAGGAATGTCGGGAACCTGTATCATCACTGATGTCTGCTGCAGCAAGGTTTTCTGATTTACCAGAATTGCGTGACCTTAGGCAACTATTTCAAGAGAGATACGAGAATTCTCTGGAGTATTTTGTGAATCAAAAG TTTGTTGAGAACTTAGCTTCAAAGCCTCCTACATTGGAGAAGAAGGTTCAGTTAATGAAAGACATAGCATTGGAATTCTCAATAAAGTGGGACTCCAAGGCCTTTGAACAGAGGATGTCTAAACCTCCTGCATTTATACAG GAAAAGCCAAAAACTTACGGATCTTCCCATGTTCCTGATAATAAAGGCAAATTGTCTAATGGGGCATCTGCAGTACCAAAAGGAGATAAGCATAATACTTTGCCTACAGAAAGGAGGCTTGATGCCCACAAATTACACAATGACAAGGACGGTACTGTGTTGAAGATGGATGAGCACAATCATCAGACAAGGCATAGACTCGTTGGAAAAGAATACAAGTCTCTCAGTGGCAGGGAAGATACGGTTGTGGAAAAAAATGGGCATGGAATTTTGTTCCAGGAAAGGCAAGAAGTTGTTTCTCACAAATATGAAGCATGGAATGGAAAGGAGGATGCTCCCCCAAAGTCAGTTGGATTGGGCAGTTCATCTCAGGCAAAAGGACAGGAAAGGCATCATGGTAGGGAGAACAATGTTCCTAAAAGAGACTGCCATGAAGCTTTACCTCGTGTAAAGCCAAATGTTGCTGGATCGCATGTGAAAAGCAATGGTAAAGGCTCATTTGCTGATGACAATTATGGCGGCCAACACAATGATGCAAGATTAGCaagtaaagaagaagaaaaacctaAAGTGAAGAATTATGGCATCCCTCCTCCATATATGAAACCTAATGTCAAAGCGAAAGGTAGAAAACACGAAACCACTTTAGGTTCTTCACATCGTAGTTCTGGCAATGATGGCATCACTAAGGATCCTGTAGCGTATAACATAGCGTTTGTTGATAGTATACTGGGAGGAGCACAACCAGGATCTGATGATGAGGGTGAGAGGCGTGCTCCTGCAAAGGTTAATAATCATGATCTTGAGAAGGATCACGGTCATCGGGATGATGCATCTAGCAACCACATACCAAAACCAAGATCAGCTAGGAGGAGACACTCAAGATCACGTTCCTCTCACAATGATGCCGGAAACAACGAAGATGCAGAAGTAGCAATGAAAAAATCCAGAAGCAGGAGAAGGGATGAGACAAGACGAGGCCTGCAACTGTTGTTTGATGATGAGCACGGTaagaaagatgaagaagagaggagaATCGATGAACTGCTGATTCATTACAGTAAAAAGCCATCCAACTTTGAACCAGAAATGTCAAGAAGAAAGTCAAAAAGTCGTCATCCACATCATGGAGGCGCTGGTGTTGGTGAATCCCCAAGGCACGAAAGCAGAGATGAGTCAGAAATGGCAACCCCAGCAAGATCGGTTTCCCTTCCTAATAAACATAGTGGTCCATCAGAGGCAGCCAAAGTATATGCTCGGGCGGTTTCCTTTCAACCAGATAGGTCCAACCCAGCTCGGCATGTGCATCCCAAGTTGCCAGACTATGAGGATTTGGCTGCCCAATTTGCAGCACTAAGAGGAAGGTAG